In Elaeis guineensis isolate ETL-2024a chromosome 1, EG11, whole genome shotgun sequence, a genomic segment contains:
- the LOC105060741 gene encoding U-box domain-containing protein 33 isoform X3: MNTSEITSTAVCEIQEVKEEPRASEPREAVPPSPGMAVDGDKVYVAVGESSSSMDALLWALRPDVAKPRSVCLIHVHPEVHYIPTPLGIFPKHQLNDRQVERFTQQEKTKIQEMLQKYLNSCQSSKVEADTHLIESDQIVKAIVGLIPVLNIKRLIVGATKANLRLDTEFKKFLHTEFIEV; encoded by the exons ATGAACACGAGCGAGATCACAAGTACCGCTGTGTGTGAGATACAGGAGGTAAAGGAGGAGCCGAGAGCCTCTGAGCCCCGGGAAGCGGTGCCGCCGAGCCCGGGGATGGCCGTGGATGGCGACAAGGTGTACGTGGCAGTGGGGGAGAGTAGTTCAAGCATGGATGCACTCTTATGGGCGTTGAGGCCTGATGTCGCCAAGCCTCGCTCCGTCTGCCTTATACATGTCCACCCTGAGGTCCATTATATTCCAACTCCAt TAGGAATATTTCCAAAGCACCAACTCAATGACAGACAGGTGGAGAGGTTCACGCAGCAAGAGAAGACCAAGATACAAGAAATGTTGCAGAAGTACCTCAACTCATGCCAAAGTTCTAAG GTGGAGGCAGATACGCATCTTATTGAGAGTGATCAGATTGTAAAGGCTATTGTTGGTCTTATTCCAGTACTCAACATTAAAAGGTTGATCGTCGGTGCCACAAAAGCTAATTTAAG